A window of Candidatus Krumholzibacteriota bacterium genomic DNA:
CGGCCGGCTGGCTCCGCCTCCTCGGCCGCAAGGCGCTCGTCTACTGGTCCGGCGAGGAGATCCCCGACATCCTCGATGTGCGCATCTACCGGCGGCACTGTTCCGTCCTCGGGGCGGCCGCCGTCACCTTCACCGTCATCTCCCCCTTCTGCCTTTTCGGGCTCTGGGTGGTGCGCCGGCGGCGTGGGCGGTGGATCGCGTGGCTCTTCACCGTGGCGGCCCTCGGCTCGATCCTTCCCTTCTTCGTCAACACGCGCTATCGCCTTCCCGCCGTGCCGGTCTTCATCGCGATCGCCGCGGCGGCCGTCGTGTGGTTCGCCAAACAGATCGCCGCACGCGACCCGCGGCGCCTCGCGGTTGGTGCGGCGGCGCTGGCGGCCCTTTTCCTCCTCGTCTCCACGCGGGACAACGTGCGCGTCGATCCGAGCGCCTCGTACACCTTCCTCGGCAATCACCACATGCAGCGGGGCGAGACGGCCGAGGCGGAGGAGGCCTTCCGGACGGCCTTCGAGCTGAACCCCGGCGTGATGACGCGGATCAACTACGCGCGCGTCCTCTCGCGCGCCGGGCAAAAGAAGGAAGCTGCGCTCCTCTACGCGGCGGCCTTCGCCGAGCGCCCCGATTTCCCCAACCTCGCCCTCGAGTACGGCAACCTGCTCGAGGAGGCGGGGCGGGCCGCCGACGCGCGGGCGCTCTATCTCCACGCGTGGGAGAGCCCGCGGACGCGCGAGCGCGTCGTCGCCTGCAAGCTCCTCTCCCGGCTCGCCTGGTCGGAGGGGGACGTCGACGGGGCGATCGCCTGGCTCAAGGCCGGACTCGAGATCGCGCCCGGCGACGAGAGCCTCGCCGAGACCCTCCAGCGGATCGAGCGGCGGTAGGGGATCGGGCCGCGCCGCCCAAAAGGGCCTTGCCCGCGCCGCGCGGCGGTGCTACAGTCCCGCTTGCGAGAGAATTACAGCCACGACAAGGGGATAGAAGGACATGCCCTCGCTGATCATGATCATCCTCGGCCGGAAGCGGCTGCTCATCGCCGTCGCCGCCGGCGCCTTCGTGCTCTCGGCGGCCGTCTCGCTCGTCATCCCGTCGCGCTACGTGGCCACCGTCTCCTTCGTGCCCGCCGGCGTCGAGCGCGATCTCGCCGGCACGGCGGATTTCTTCACGAAGTTCGGCTCCTTCGGCGACGCCTACCGCTCGATCGTGCGCGTGCGGCGCAACTCGGTCGTCGACGTCGTCATGCGGAGCCGTCCGGTCGCGGCCCTC
This region includes:
- a CDS encoding tetratricopeptide repeat protein, which produces AGWLRLLGRKALVYWSGEEIPDILDVRIYRRHCSVLGAAAVTFTVISPFCLFGLWVVRRRRGRWIAWLFTVAALGSILPFFVNTRYRLPAVPVFIAIAAAAVVWFAKQIAARDPRRLAVGAAALAALFLLVSTRDNVRVDPSASYTFLGNHHMQRGETAEAEEAFRTAFELNPGVMTRINYARVLSRAGQKKEAALLYAAAFAERPDFPNLALEYGNLLEEAGRAADARALYLHAWESPRTRERVVACKLLSRLAWSEGDVDGAIAWLKAGLEIAPGDESLAETLQRIERR